The following nucleotide sequence is from Halapricum desulfuricans.
CGACTCGAAGTCGACACTCTCGGCGAGATTCATGTTCCGGGTGTGGATGCGGAAGATCTGTTCGCGACCCTCCACGTCGGGCTTTGGCACTTCGATGAGGCGGTCGAAGCGGCCGGGTCGGAGGATGGCCCGATCCAGCATGTCGAAGCGGTTGGTCGCGGCGATAATCCGGATCTCCCCGCGGTCCTCGAAGCCGTCCATCTCGCTGAGCAGTTGCATCATCGTCCGCTGGACCTCGGCGTCCCCGGAGGTCTTCGACTCGGTTCGCTTGCTCGCGATCGCGTCGATCTCGTCGATGAAGATGACGGCGGGCTCGTGCTGGCGAGCCAGCTCGAACAGGTCCCGGACGAGCTTCGCGCCCTCGCCGATGAACTTGTGAACCAGTTCCGAGCCGGCCATCTTGATGAACGTGGCGTCGGTCTGGTTGGCGACGGCCTTGGCCATCATCGTCTTGCCCGTGCCCGGCGGGCCGTGCAGCAGGACGCCGCTTGGCGGGTCGATCCCGACCTCCTCGAACATGCCGGGGTTCTTCAGGGGCATCTCGACGGTCTCGCGGACCTCCTCGATCTGCTCTTGAATGCCGCCGATGTCCTCGTAGCCGACGTCGGGGCTCTGGTCGACCTCCATCACGCGGGCGCGGACGTCGGTCTCATCGTCGAGCGATTTGACGATCGACAGGGAGTTGTTGACCGCGACCCGGGCGTCGGGCTCGAGGTCCTCGCGCATCTCCTCGGTGACCTCGGTCAGCGCTTCCTGGTTGTTTCCGTGCTGTTTGATGATGACGCCCTCGTCAGTGAGTTCCTGCACGGTGGCGATAAACAGCGGCGACTGCTTGAGCTTCTTGTTCTCGTGAGTGAGTCGCTCGAGTTTCTGCTGGTACTTGTTGTTCTCGGCGTTCGCGTCGAGTAACTTGTCCCGCATCTCTTCGTTCTGTGACTCCAGCACTTCGAGACGCTCCTGCAGGGCCTCGATCTTTTCCTGCTGGGAGGCGTCCTCGTCGTACGGGAGATTGACGTCGTCGACGGTGTCCGTCATTACCCCCTGGGTAGTGGATGTGTTCATAAGAGGTTTCGGGTGGTGTCAGATGTGTCTCCCACGGAAAGACGGTTTATGTCGCTCGCGACGGTCCGCCCGAC
It contains:
- the pan1 gene encoding proteasome-activating nucleotidase Pan1, translating into MTDTVDDVNLPYDEDASQQEKIEALQERLEVLESQNEEMRDKLLDANAENNKYQQKLERLTHENKKLKQSPLFIATVQELTDEGVIIKQHGNNQEALTEVTEEMREDLEPDARVAVNNSLSIVKSLDDETDVRARVMEVDQSPDVGYEDIGGIQEQIEEVRETVEMPLKNPGMFEEVGIDPPSGVLLHGPPGTGKTMMAKAVANQTDATFIKMAGSELVHKFIGEGAKLVRDLFELARQHEPAVIFIDEIDAIASKRTESKTSGDAEVQRTMMQLLSEMDGFEDRGEIRIIAATNRFDMLDRAILRPGRFDRLIEVPKPDVEGREQIFRIHTRNMNLAESVDFESLAEEVTEASGADIKAICTEAGMFAIRDDRSEIVEQDFYDAWEKIQQEAEDDEQISRTFQ